The Desulfovibrio piger DNA segment CGCGGTCGCCCGCGCTTTTTTCGTCCTTTCCTGCAAAGGGATCAGATGACGATGCGGCGTACCGCGATGAGCCTGTTGCCCCAGTAGGGCTGCATGTTCTCCCGGCGTACGGTCTTGCCGCGGCTGGGGCTGTGGATGAAGGTATTGTTGCCGGCATAGATGCCGGTATGCAGGCCGCGGGGGCCGCTGCTGGTCCTGAAGACCATGATGTCGCCGGGCCGGGGCGAGCTCTTGGGCACGGCATATCCGGCCCGCGCCTGATCCACGGTCACACGCGGGACCTTGAGGCCGTTCTGGCGGTAGGCCCACCAGATGAGGCCCGAGCAGTCGAAACCGCGGGAGGGAGAGGCCCCGCCCATGCGGTATTGCTTGCCTTCCTGGCTGGAGGCCGTGCGTACGATGTTCTGGGCCCGCTGGGGATTGTTGTAGCCGGGATCGTCCGGCTGGAACATGGCACAGCCCGATGCGCTGCCCAGGATCAGGGCCAGGAAAAATATCTGAAAAAGACGGCGATAGGTTCTCATGATCCGCTCTGCCTGAAAGTTTGAAAGTCACGGCGTGGAGATGCCGTCGGAAAAACTGTTTTCCAGATGCAAAGCAAATACCGGGCCAAAAAGACTCACCTTAGGGTGCTTTTATAAATATCAAGCAAAAACAGATAGATGTCGTTTAAAGGAACAGTATGCCAGCTCATAGGAACAGACAAAAATCTGTCATCCTTTTCGCATGAAAGAGGGCGGGCGTCAAAGTTTCCACGCCGCCGGAGCCGCCGTGCGGCTGCTGTGGCAGGGGCCTAAAAAAAGGGGGCCCCTTGCGGGGCCCCGGGGGTGGAGGATGAGGCATGGCCGGGCGGGACCGGGCCGTTGCGGGAAAGGTCGGGGAGGGGGAGGGGAATCCCCTCCCCGATGCGGCCCGTGGGCCGTGCCCGCGCTGCTGTTTTCCTCAGGACGAGGCGGGACCGGCAGGGCCGCCGATCCCGTTTCAGGGCTGTCGAGGCCCTAGCGGGCGCTCAGTTCCTGACCGTCCCACACCTGTTCGGCCTTGGGCAGCACGGGCAGGAGCTGCGTCCAGGGATGCTGCTTCAGGAAATCGGCATCCTGCTGCAGCTTGCGGCTCATGTTCAGGATGGGCGGCACGATCTGCTTGATGTCCCCGGCCAGGGCGGGGCTGATGCTGTAGCCGGTGGCCTGTTCGGCCAGGGCCACGGCCTTGTGGCTGAACTCCATGGAGCTCATGAGGGTGTCCAGGGCCTTGGCGGGGTTATGGAAGCCCACGCTGTTCTCGGCGGACACATAGTCCCAGTAGAGCTGGCCCTTGCGGACCATCTCGCGGGCCTCGGCCATCAGGCTGTCATAATTGGCGGCGCGCTGTTCGGCGGGCACCGCGTTGGCCAGGCGCACGGCCTCGTGGGCGCGCACGGATTCTTCCTGGGCCTTGAGCAGCTGCCTGAAGGTCTTCTCCTGGGTGTAGAGCACGCGGCCGCGCAGGTAGTCGGCGGTCTTGTCGGCATGGCACTGGCGGCAGGCGCGCAGCTCGGGGTCCTTGAGCGGCGAGGTCATCCAGTGGCTGGAGACC contains these protein-coding regions:
- a CDS encoding C40 family peptidase, with protein sequence MRTYRRLFQIFFLALILGSASGCAMFQPDDPGYNNPQRAQNIVRTASSQEGKQYRMGGASPSRGFDCSGLIWWAYRQNGLKVPRVTVDQARAGYAVPKSSPRPGDIMVFRTSSGPRGLHTGIYAGNNTFIHSPSRGKTVRRENMQPYWGNRLIAVRRIVI